The Streptomyces sp. DG1A-41 genomic sequence ATAGGCGCGGGCCACCAGTTGGGTGCGGTTGGCGGCGTGCCAGCGGGAGGACAGGCGGCGCAGGTGGTAGGTGACGCCGTCGGCGGTGAGGCCGGTCTCGCGGGCCGCCCGGGCCGTGGTGGCGCCGGCGGCCAGCAGGGCCAGGATGCGGGCCTCCATCGGAGTGACCCGGGCCGGTCCGGCGGGTGGGGCGGGGGAGGGGGCGCTTTCGCCGTCCACGCGGAGCATCACCAGCAGCGCAGGCGTGTCCTCCACCGTGTCGCTCACCGGGTCCGCCGTCAGCTCCCCGTAGCGCTCCGCGCCGCCCGGTGCCCGCCAGCGCACCGACACCTGGTAGCGCGAGCGGTGCCGCAGTCGCAGGGCCTGGGCGATGCGCTCCACCTGCGTGGCCTCCCGCGGGCTGAACAGGTCCAGCACGTCACGGCCGCGCAGCCGACCCGGCGTCGTACCGCACTCCGCGGCCATCGCCGGATTGGCGAGCAGCACCGCGCCGTACACGTCGCACACCGCGACCGGCATCGCCACCCGGTCGAAGAGCAGCAGGGCGCGGTTGCGCCATGTCACGGCCTCCTGCCGGGCCTGGTTCACGAGCATCTCCTGCCACGCCGGGCCGCCCCCGCGCAAGGGCGACGCGTCTGCATGTACTACACGATCATG encodes the following:
- a CDS encoding PAS domain S-box protein, whose amino-acid sequence is MLVNQARQEAVTWRNRALLLFDRVAMPVAVCDVYGAVLLANPAMAAECGTTPGRLRGRDVLDLFSPREATQVERIAQALRLRHRSRYQVSVRWRAPGGAERYGELTADPVSDTVEDTPALLVMLRVDGESAPSPAPPAGPARVTPMEARILALLAAGATTARAARETGLTADGVTYHLRRLSSRWHAANRTQLVARAYALGVLTPGVWPPEAPAAE